GATCTCGCCCTCTTTACTGTGTCTTATGATCGATGCACGCTCCGGTACACTGCCGGCTACTATGACAGTCTGCAACTGCGGGGCAAACCGCGAGATCTCCTTCTGCCAGTTATAAACCAAAGATGCCGGACACACGATCAGCGAACGCCGCAGCTCCTTTTCCCCGGACTGCATCTCTTCCTGTTCTGCTGTCAGGAGACTGATGACCTGAAGCGTCTTTCCAAGTCCCATATCATCCGCTAAAATACCGCCAAATCCATTTTCACGGAGTGTCTTTAACCACAGGAAACCATTCTTCTGGTAACTTCTCATGATCGAATTTAACGTTTCCGGCACTTCATAGTCACTGTCCTCGATCGTTTTCATATTGCGGACCATGCCCTTGAACTCTTTATTTTTCTCGATCGATAGAAGCTGATTGTTCTTTAATGCCGCATCAAGATACATTGCGCGGTATTTTGGAACAATTACAGTGCCTTTTTTCAGGTTTGTTTCTGTCAGGCGCAGATCCTCGCTGACTTCCGCTAACGTACTCAGTCCATCTTCTTCAATATTTAGAAAATCACCGTTTTTCAGACGGATATACTTCTTTTTCCGGTCATATTTTGAAAGCAGATATGCAAGTTCTTCCCGTGACATTTCATCGGAATGAATTTTTAATTCCAGAAGATCGCTCTTTAACGAAATGCCCACAGAAACAGCCGGTGAAGATACAACCTTTAAATTACGGAAATTCTCCGTCGTATATATGGTCATAAATTCGCCCAGTCTTCTGAGACCGCCTGAAACAAGCTGGTAAAGCATTTCCTCATTATGTGACAGCACAAACACGGTCTGTGCCATGGCGTATTCATTAAAATACGGTTCTACAAGATTTTTGATGCGGAGTTCCTCTGCAAGGTCACGCACTTCCCCCGGTGCGATCTTCTCAAGGACATTATATTTATCATCCCCGTAAACAGCCATCAGTTTCGCGCCTACCGTATTCATATCCTGTCTGTCTAAGTAAAGTTCAAACTCCGGCTTTGGCGGCACATAAAGGCTCTCATCAAATCCGGCCTCTTTCTCCACCTTAAAATATTTCTTGAGCAATGGAAGAAGATCACGGCAGAACATGGCAAGCTCATCTGCAGCAATATAGGCCTGTCCCCCGGTCTGACGGTGCATAAATTCAAAAAACTCCCCGACTGTCTCCTTCATTCCTGCAGGACTGCGGTAGATCATATCCGCATCATAAAAATAAAAATATTTTTCACCTATGATCACAGAATCATCTTCCAGCAGCAGAAAGATTCCGGAACCACCCTGACGGATGACCAGTTTCGGCTTTTTCTCTTCCGGTGAAAACGTATAGGTATCCTCCGGTAAAAATCCTACCTCCGCCTCAAACGGCATGTCACCAACTGCCTCAAAAAAGCGGTCGATTCCCACACCATCTAACTCCATTGTGCGCTCATAGCTGCCTGTATACGCATAATACGCATGGAACTGGCTCTGACGCCTTTTGTCCATTTCCTGCTGTTCCATAAATGTGATGATGCGTTTTGCAGATTCCGTAAATGCATCTAAATGATGATAAAATTCCAGTTTTTTTCCATAACGGACTTTTTCGTTAATTTTGATCGAATGTAAAAATGCAGAAATATTTTTGAGAACATATTTCTGTTCCATTCCGATCTTAAATTCTACTGTCGCGTAACTGTATTCCATTTTAAAGTATGGCTCTAACTCCACCTTACCGTAAATATTTTCCGGTAGAAGATAAGTAGAACCTGCACGCATGGAATAACGGTTTAACAGATTTTTCAGCGATATATCTGTCTTTAACTCTTTTTCCGCATAAGGCTTTGTCTCCTTCTCAGGAGTGATGCCAAGTTTTGCATTCAAAATATCTTTTGCCTGTCTGCGGTTCACATAAGCGAGTGCAATGGCAACGCAGTGTTTGCAGATGCCCTCATAGTTACAGAATGCCTCACAGTTGCAGCGGCTCTCTGAAACTTCCGCATATTCTTCATCTATCACAAGCCGGACATCATAATGATCCTCGACTTGTCCTTTTACTTTTCCAGTTAATTCTGCCTTTGGAACGCCATCTTCCGTGTATACATCATAGGAAAATTCCTGTACAAGTCCCTGCTCATACAATTCCTTTCCCCGGCGGTATGCTGCCGGATATGCTTCCTGTTTAATGTCTGATATGGAAAACATGTCTGCTTTGCTCCTCAATCGTATATTTCTTGCATCTTTTTATTGTAGCATAAATTTGAGGATTCGGTTAGATTTTTTTACTAAAAACTGCTTCTAAAACACAACTTTGATCTCTGTTCCCACACCGACTTCACTCGTCATTGAAATCTGTGCATCATGCTGGGCAACAATGTGTTTTACGATGGCAAGTCCAAGACCTGTACCGCCGGTAGATTTCGAACGGCTTTTATCAACACGGTAGAAACGCTCAAATACACGTTCCTGCTGTTCTTTTGGGATTCCGATACCGGTATCTTTTACGATCAGTACCGGTCTTGTATTTTCGATGGCAGTCACGATCGTGACACTGCCGCCTTTTTTGTTGTAGCGCACCGCATTACTGCAAAGGTTAAACAACAGTTCCTCAAGCAGTGTCTTATTCCCGCTCATCGGAACAGACGTCCCCTCTAATTGCAATGTCACCTCGTTTTTCTCTGCCTGCATCTGCATGGAGCTGACGCACTGCTCTCCAAGCTCATGCAGATCAACCGTCTCAAATTCAAGTTTTAAATCACTGTCATCTAATTCTGACAACTTAATAATATCATTGATCAGCGACTGCAGCCGCTCCGCGCTCCTATGGATCTCATTTGCAAAATGCACGGTATCCTCACCGCCTGTCATTCCGCTTGCGATCAGTTCTGCATATCCGGAGATAGCTGTCAGCGGCGTTTTTAATTCATGTGAGACATTGGCTGTAAACTCCTGCCGCATCTGCGCATGGTTTAAGATATCCATATGCTGCTTTTTGATCATGGAAATAAATGGCTGCATTTCCTCATAAACTTCTGTCTCATCCACGAGAACGATATTGTCTGCCATCTTCTCGATCGGTGCCATCAGTCTCCGCGTCAGGCGGTATGAATAAAATACACACATCAGAAATACCATCAGTCCAACCGCCAAGATCAGCCCCGACATCGTAGACACCAGATGATAAATGCTTCCGCTCTCTTTTGCTACACGCACAACACTTCCATCTTCTTTTCTGAGTGCATAATAAAAAGTATGCTTCGACGAAGTGGATGAGACACGGATTGATTTTCCCTCACCATTTTTCATTGCTTCTGCGATCTCCGGACGTTCTTTATGATTTTCCATGGAAGATACATCTTCCATGCTGTCATATTCCACATCACCATTTTCATCCACGCATGTAATGCGCAGTCCATCGGTTTCCAAAGAATAAGTGATATCTTTCGATAACTGATCCGGACTTATCACTGAAACAACATGTGCATTTGCCTTTAGATCATCAAATATCTGTTCTTCTAAAATCTGATAAAACAGAAACATAGAACAAACGGCAGTCACCACAATGGCGATTGCCGCAATCAACATAAACCCGGTATTGATCTTTTTCTTCATTCTATCATGTACCCCACATTCCGCACGGTCTTGATACAGCTTCCCGCTGCACCAAGTTTCTGCCGCAGTGTTTTGATATGCATATCAACGGTACGGCTCTCACCCTCATACTCGAAGCCCCATACCTGATCCATGATCTTATCTCTTGATAAAACGATTCCCTGATTGAGCATCAGGTACTTCAGTAATTCAAACTCTTTAAACGTCAGTTCACACGTCTGCCCTGCAACGGTAACAGCATGTTTATCCATATCCATAAGAATATCTTCATGAATCAGCTGTGAATCTTCATGCACGCGGCTTGTTCTTCTAAGCATTGCCTTCACACGGGAGATCAGCTCCATCACACCAAACGGTTTTGTGATATAATCATCCGCTCCAAGATCAAGTCCTTTTACTTTATCAAGTTCACTTGTCTTTGCCGTTACCATGATGACCGGAACCTCTGCAGTTGCCTTATCTGCCCTTATCTTTGTTAAAATATCCAGTCCGTCCTCCCCCGGAAGCATGATATCTAAAAGGATCAGTGACGGAATATTTTTTTCCAGACGCTTAAAAAATGGTGCACTGCCCTCAAATTCTTCCACTTCATAGCCACTGTTTTTGAGTGCATACCGCTCAATTTCACGAATATTAATATCGTCTTCCACTATATAGATTGTTGCCATATTTTCCCTCAATCTCCATTTTCAAGCGTCTTTTTTGTACACCAACTGTGTTCCATGCAAATATTCGATTGCTAAAAATCCTTCACACTTAAATCTGATACATCTTCTCGAACTCG
The Roseburia rectibacter DNA segment above includes these coding regions:
- a CDS encoding DEAD/DEAH box helicase; this encodes MFSISDIKQEAYPAAYRRGKELYEQGLVQEFSYDVYTEDGVPKAELTGKVKGQVEDHYDVRLVIDEEYAEVSESRCNCEAFCNYEGICKHCVAIALAYVNRRQAKDILNAKLGITPEKETKPYAEKELKTDISLKNLLNRYSMRAGSTYLLPENIYGKVELEPYFKMEYSYATVEFKIGMEQKYVLKNISAFLHSIKINEKVRYGKKLEFYHHLDAFTESAKRIITFMEQQEMDKRRQSQFHAYYAYTGSYERTMELDGVGIDRFFEAVGDMPFEAEVGFLPEDTYTFSPEEKKPKLVIRQGGSGIFLLLEDDSVIIGEKYFYFYDADMIYRSPAGMKETVGEFFEFMHRQTGGQAYIAADELAMFCRDLLPLLKKYFKVEKEAGFDESLYVPPKPEFELYLDRQDMNTVGAKLMAVYGDDKYNVLEKIAPGEVRDLAEELRIKNLVEPYFNEYAMAQTVFVLSHNEEMLYQLVSGGLRRLGEFMTIYTTENFRNLKVVSSPAVSVGISLKSDLLELKIHSDEMSREELAYLLSKYDRKKKYIRLKNGDFLNIEEDGLSTLAEVSEDLRLTETNLKKGTVIVPKYRAMYLDAALKNNQLLSIEKNKEFKGMVRNMKTIEDSDYEVPETLNSIMRSYQKNGFLWLKTLRENGFGGILADDMGLGKTLQVISLLTAEQEEMQSGEKELRRSLIVCPASLVYNWQKEISRFAPQLQTVIVAGSVPERASIIRHSKEGEILITSYDLLKRDAEVYQKFVFAIQVIDEAQYIKNPSTQAAKGVKKITAAFKLALTGTPIENRLSELWSIFDYLMPGFLYTYQKFREEIELPIAVNQDANKMERLQRMIRPFILRRLKGDVLKDLPEKIEENVFARLDGEQMQLYDAYATRMKQMLSQQNDKEFQKGKMQILSELTKLRQLCCDPALLLEDYQGESAKTDMCMELIVNAVGAGHKILLFSQFTSMLDRLTERLKKEGIDYYLLTGSVNKEKRMQMVDSFNNDDVPVFCISLKAGGTGLNLTSADIVIHYDPWWNVAVQNQATDRAHRIGQKHVVTVYKLVAEGTIEEKIIDIQERKKKLAEQVLEGEGMDSASFTKEEILELLG
- a CDS encoding ATP-binding protein; translated protein: MKKKINTGFMLIAAIAIVVTAVCSMFLFYQILEEQIFDDLKANAHVVSVISPDQLSKDITYSLETDGLRITCVDENGDVEYDSMEDVSSMENHKERPEIAEAMKNGEGKSIRVSSTSSKHTFYYALRKEDGSVVRVAKESGSIYHLVSTMSGLILAVGLMVFLMCVFYSYRLTRRLMAPIEKMADNIVLVDETEVYEEMQPFISMIKKQHMDILNHAQMRQEFTANVSHELKTPLTAISGYAELIASGMTGGEDTVHFANEIHRSAERLQSLINDIIKLSELDDSDLKLEFETVDLHELGEQCVSSMQMQAEKNEVTLQLEGTSVPMSGNKTLLEELLFNLCSNAVRYNKKGGSVTIVTAIENTRPVLIVKDTGIGIPKEQQERVFERFYRVDKSRSKSTGGTGLGLAIVKHIVAQHDAQISMTSEVGVGTEIKVVF
- a CDS encoding response regulator transcription factor, with product MATIYIVEDDINIREIERYALKNSGYEVEEFEGSAPFFKRLEKNIPSLILLDIMLPGEDGLDILTKIRADKATAEVPVIMVTAKTSELDKVKGLDLGADDYITKPFGVMELISRVKAMLRRTSRVHEDSQLIHEDILMDMDKHAVTVAGQTCELTFKEFELLKYLMLNQGIVLSRDKIMDQVWGFEYEGESRTVDMHIKTLRQKLGAAGSCIKTVRNVGYMIE